DNA sequence from the Dehalococcoidia bacterium genome:
GGTTTGACCACGTGGGCGCCGGACAAGCCCGTCACCGCCTTCATGCGCTGGCTGGAGAACGGCGGCCCGCAGTACAAGTTCGGCTCCATCACGAACAAAGACAACGTCTTCTACGGCCACTTCTACACCTCCAACGTCTCGGTGAAACGCAGCTTCCTCCTCGCCGCCGGCCTGTTCGACGAGGACTTTCCGTATGCATCGCACGAAGACACGGAGCTGGCCTATCGGATGTCCCGTATGGGCATGCGCCTCGTCTATAATGAGCGTGCCGTGGGCTACCATGACCACTACACAACGCTGGACAGCGCGCTGCGGCGCATGGAGAAGGTAGGCGAGACGGAAGGCATGTACCGACTCAAGGCACATGGAGAAACACCCGACCCGGCCCTCCTCCGCGAGCCTTCCGCGCTACGACGCGTCCTGGGGCAGATCAGATTCAAAGCGCTTCTGATGTTGGGGCGGGCGACGGAACGCTGGCTCGTCCTGCCAGGCGTCTACAATTATCTGCTGGACAAGGCCCAGGTCGTCGGCAGGCGGACATGGGCGCGGCAGTACGCCGCCCGTGCTGAAAGGCGCTAGACGACACATGTTTCAGGACAACCACGCCAATATCTGGGCGGATGTCTCCCCCGCTTGCCTCCTGTGCGGCGGCCCTTCCAAGCCGTTTTTCGCCGTGGACACCTCGCGTTACTCGTTTTCGACAAACGTCCGGCCAGCCATCACGCGCTGCCGGGGATGCGGACTCGCGTGGGTGAATCCGCGACTGGTGGAGGTGGCGCCCGCCGAGGCTGAGGCGGCCGCAGCGCAGGAGCGCCGCATCGAAGGCCCCGCGGGGTCCGAGCGAGAGCGGGCCCCTGACGTACTCGCCCACATAGGCCGCCACGCCCGTCCGGGACGGCTCTTGGACATAGGCTGCGGCTACCTCTTGAAGCTCGCCGCCGAGAGCGGGTGGCAGGCCGTCGGCGTCAACCCCAACGCAAAGGAAGCGCAATACGCGCGCGCCGAGATGGGTGTCGCCGTGCCCGCCCGCGTCGTGGAGGAGGCGGGCTTCCCCGACGCGTCGTTTGACGTCGTGTCCCTGGTCGAGGTGCTGGAGCACCTGGCTGACCCTGTCTCCGTCCTGCGCCAGGCGAACAGGGTGCTCCGCCCGGACGGCCTGCTGTACCTCCAGACGCCCGACCTGGACTGTGTTGAGGCGCGGCTGCTGAAACACCGCTGGGTCATGGTCTATGTGAATTCCCACTGGTTCTTCTATTCGGACAGGCCTCTCCGGCAACTGCTCCAGCGGACAGGCTTCCGGGTGGTGGAACGTCCCCTGTGGGCCCGCGGGCGGCATGCGTGGGGAGTCCCGCTCAAGTTTGCTCTCGGCCTTTTGGGATTGAGCAGTCTGACCTCTATCACTGTGATCGCGCGGAAGGTGGGGCCAGCTTGAAGTCAACCCGAAGAACTCGATATTCGGAGCCTACGTGAACACATGAAAGGCGTCGTCCTCTCGGGAGGCAAAGGCAGCAGGCTCCGCCCCTTCACGTACACGGGGGCCAAGCAGCTCGTGCCCATCGCGAACAAGCCTATCCTGTTCTACGCGCTGGAGCACCTGGTCGCGGCGGGCATCCAGGACATCTGCATCATCGTCGGAGAGACCGGCGACCAGATCAAGACCGCGGTCGGCGACGGCGCGCTGCTGGGAGCCCGCATGACATACATCGAGCAGTCCGCGCCCCTGGGCATAGCCCACGCCATCGGCCTGGCGCGCGACTTCGTGGGACAAGACAGGTTCGTGGTCTTCCTGGGCGACAATTTCATCCTCGGCGGAATCCAGCCGTTCGTGGAAAGCTTCCAGGCCACGGGCCAGAACTGCCAGATACTCCTGCACGAGGTGACGAACCCCTCGGACTTCGGCGTCGTGGCCCTTAACGACGGGCGCATCGTCTCCATTCAGGAGAAGCCCAAGACTCCGCCGAGCAACCTGGCGATCGTCGGCATTTACATGTTCGACTCCTCCGTCTTCGACGCCATAGACCACATCCGTCCCTCATGGCGCAACGAGCTGGAGATAACCGACGCCATCCGCTACCTGCTAGAAAATGGCCGCAAGGTAGGACATCAGGTACTGGCGACCCCGTGGATTGACACGGGCAAAAGGGACGACCTTCTGAACGCCAATCGTCTCATCCTCGCAAGCATGGCCGCCCGCAACGAGGGGACTGTTGACGCCGAGACGCGCGTCACGGGCGCCGTGGTCATCCAGAACGGCGCCAGAGTGGAGAAAAGCGTCTTGCATGGCCCGTGTATCATTGGAGAGAAGACGATTGTGCGCAACTCGCGCATCGGGCCCTATACGTCCATCTACCACGACTGCCGCGTGGAAGGGAGCAAAGTGGACAACTGCATCGTCCTGGAGCACAGCTCCATCCTCGACACGCCCGGCC
Encoded proteins:
- a CDS encoding glycosyltransferase yields the protein MSATPFLSVVIPTYNRLPQLRQCLDALYRQSYPLADYEIIVVDNGSTDETPRFLADIRPPPGVALLTLRESKRGPAAARNRGIRHARGHIVLITGDDITAPPDLLEQHAAWHRRLPDEHVAVLGLTTWAPDKPVTAFMRWLENGGPQYKFGSITNKDNVFYGHFYTSNVSVKRSFLLAAGLFDEDFPYASHEDTELAYRMSRMGMRLVYNERAVGYHDHYTTLDSALRRMEKVGETEGMYRLKAHGETPDPALLREPSALRRVLGQIRFKALLMLGRATERWLVLPGVYNYLLDKAQVVGRRTWARQYAARAERR
- a CDS encoding class I SAM-dependent methyltransferase, translating into MFQDNHANIWADVSPACLLCGGPSKPFFAVDTSRYSFSTNVRPAITRCRGCGLAWVNPRLVEVAPAEAEAAAAQERRIEGPAGSERERAPDVLAHIGRHARPGRLLDIGCGYLLKLAAESGWQAVGVNPNAKEAQYARAEMGVAVPARVVEEAGFPDASFDVVSLVEVLEHLADPVSVLRQANRVLRPDGLLYLQTPDLDCVEARLLKHRWVMVYVNSHWFFYSDRPLRQLLQRTGFRVVERPLWARGRHAWGVPLKFALGLLGLSSLTSITVIARKVGPA
- a CDS encoding glucose-1-phosphate thymidylyltransferase; this encodes MKGVVLSGGKGSRLRPFTYTGAKQLVPIANKPILFYALEHLVAAGIQDICIIVGETGDQIKTAVGDGALLGARMTYIEQSAPLGIAHAIGLARDFVGQDRFVVFLGDNFILGGIQPFVESFQATGQNCQILLHEVTNPSDFGVVALNDGRIVSIQEKPKTPPSNLAIVGIYMFDSSVFDAIDHIRPSWRNELEITDAIRYLLENGRKVGHQVLATPWIDTGKRDDLLNANRLILASMAARNEGTVDAETRVTGAVVIQNGARVEKSVLHGPCIIGEKTIVRNSRIGPYTSIYHDCRVEGSKVDNCIVLEHSSILDTPGRVTESVIGRYVEVSRSTHRPAASKLVLGDHSKVEFR